From Miscanthus floridulus cultivar M001 chromosome 15, ASM1932011v1, whole genome shotgun sequence, the proteins below share one genomic window:
- the LOC136509057 gene encoding uncharacterized protein isoform X2 has translation MAFLVAVQGHLHPYRVCDDVWTFILTDATFKSADIQETLSKMDLNAMVAACYALPVLVSVLTVRFFYVLWHSDQPASRPRTTGLRCLIVLGSGGHTAEMMNIVTTLQKDRFTPRYYVAALTDNMSLQKAQVYEQSLIQSDGMKTAENAHFMQIYHSREVGQSYITSIATTLLATLHAMWLVIRIRPQVIFCNGPGTCFPLCISAFLLKVLGLGWSSIFYIESIARVKKLSLSGLLLYKLRIADQFFVQWPQLQHEYPRACYAGHLM, from the exons ATGGCTTTCCTTGTCGCTGTACAGGGTCATCTGCACCCCTATAGGGTCTGCGACGATGTCTGGACCTTCATTCTAACAGATGCAACCTTCAAGAGCGCTGATATTCAAGAAACACTGAGCAAG ATGGATCTCAACGCCATGGTGGCCGCCTGCTACGCCCTTCCGGTACTCGTCTCTGTGCTCACAGTCCGCTTCTTCTACGTGTTGTGGCACAGTGACCAACCAGCATCAAGGCCACGCACCACTGGATTGCGTTGTCTCATCGTCCTTGGCTCCG GAGGGCATACTGCAGAAATGATGAATATTGTAACAACACTTCAGAAGGATAGGTTCACACCAAGATACTATGTGGCTGCACTTACTGACAACATGAGTCTTCAAAAGGCACAGGTCTATGAACAATCACTTATTCAG AGCGATGGAATGAAGACTGCCGAGAACGCTCATTTCATGCAGATATATCATAGTCGTGAAGTAGGCCAGTCTTATATTACATCCATCGCAACAACATTGCTAGCCACATTGCATGCTATGTGGCTAGTAATAAGAATCAGACCACAAGTG ATATTTTGCAATGGTCCAGGGACATGCTTTCCTCTATGCATCTCAGCTTTCCTTCTGAAG GTGCTTGGTTTGGGATGGTCCTCCATTTTCTACATTGAAAGCATTGCAAGAGTGAAGAAGCTGTCATTGAGTGGTTTGCTGTTGTACAAGCTACGGATAGCTGACCAGTTCTTTGTGCAGTGGCCCCAGCTGCAGCATGAGTATCCCCGAGCATGCTACGCTGGTCATTTGATGTAA
- the LOC136509057 gene encoding uncharacterized protein isoform X3 — protein MAFLVAVQGHLHPYRVCDDVWTFILTDATFKSADIQETLSKMDLNAMVAACYALPVLVSVLTVRFFYVLWHSDQPASRPRTTGLRCLIVLGSGGHTAEMMNIVTTLQKDRFTPRYYVAALTDNMSLQKAQSDGMKTAENAHFMQIYHSREVGQSYITSIATTLLATLHAMWLVIRIRPQVIFCNGPGTCFPLCISAFLLKVLGLGWSSIFYIESIARVKKLSLSGLLLYKLRIADQFFVQWPQLQHEYPRACYAGHLM, from the exons ATGGCTTTCCTTGTCGCTGTACAGGGTCATCTGCACCCCTATAGGGTCTGCGACGATGTCTGGACCTTCATTCTAACAGATGCAACCTTCAAGAGCGCTGATATTCAAGAAACACTGAGCAAG ATGGATCTCAACGCCATGGTGGCCGCCTGCTACGCCCTTCCGGTACTCGTCTCTGTGCTCACAGTCCGCTTCTTCTACGTGTTGTGGCACAGTGACCAACCAGCATCAAGGCCACGCACCACTGGATTGCGTTGTCTCATCGTCCTTGGCTCCG GAGGGCATACTGCAGAAATGATGAATATTGTAACAACACTTCAGAAGGATAGGTTCACACCAAGATACTATGTGGCTGCACTTACTGACAACATGAGTCTTCAAAAGGCACAG AGCGATGGAATGAAGACTGCCGAGAACGCTCATTTCATGCAGATATATCATAGTCGTGAAGTAGGCCAGTCTTATATTACATCCATCGCAACAACATTGCTAGCCACATTGCATGCTATGTGGCTAGTAATAAGAATCAGACCACAAGTG ATATTTTGCAATGGTCCAGGGACATGCTTTCCTCTATGCATCTCAGCTTTCCTTCTGAAG GTGCTTGGTTTGGGATGGTCCTCCATTTTCTACATTGAAAGCATTGCAAGAGTGAAGAAGCTGTCATTGAGTGGTTTGCTGTTGTACAAGCTACGGATAGCTGACCAGTTCTTTGTGCAGTGGCCCCAGCTGCAGCATGAGTATCCCCGAGCATGCTACGCTGGTCATTTGATGTAA
- the LOC136509057 gene encoding uncharacterized protein isoform X4: protein MCKLLVPCSATLTQMDLNAMVAACYALPVLVSVLTVRFFYVLWHSDQPASRPRTTGLRCLIVLGSGGHTAEMMNIVTTLQKDRFTPRYYVAALTDNMSLQKAQVYEQSLIQVESDGMKTAENAHFMQIYHSREVGQSYITSIATTLLATLHAMWLVIRIRPQVIFCNGPGTCFPLCISAFLLKVLGLGWSSIFYIESIARVKKLSLSGLLLYKLRIADQFFVQWPQLQHEYPRACYAGHLM from the exons ATGTGTAAACTTCTTGTTCCATGCTCTGCTACTTTGACACAGATGGATCTCAACGCCATGGTGGCCGCCTGCTACGCCCTTCCGGTACTCGTCTCTGTGCTCACAGTCCGCTTCTTCTACGTGTTGTGGCACAGTGACCAACCAGCATCAAGGCCACGCACCACTGGATTGCGTTGTCTCATCGTCCTTGGCTCCG GAGGGCATACTGCAGAAATGATGAATATTGTAACAACACTTCAGAAGGATAGGTTCACACCAAGATACTATGTGGCTGCACTTACTGACAACATGAGTCTTCAAAAGGCACAGGTCTATGAACAATCACTTATTCAGGTGGAG AGCGATGGAATGAAGACTGCCGAGAACGCTCATTTCATGCAGATATATCATAGTCGTGAAGTAGGCCAGTCTTATATTACATCCATCGCAACAACATTGCTAGCCACATTGCATGCTATGTGGCTAGTAATAAGAATCAGACCACAAGTG ATATTTTGCAATGGTCCAGGGACATGCTTTCCTCTATGCATCTCAGCTTTCCTTCTGAAG GTGCTTGGTTTGGGATGGTCCTCCATTTTCTACATTGAAAGCATTGCAAGAGTGAAGAAGCTGTCATTGAGTGGTTTGCTGTTGTACAAGCTACGGATAGCTGACCAGTTCTTTGTGCAGTGGCCCCAGCTGCAGCATGAGTATCCCCGAGCATGCTACGCTGGTCATTTGATGTAA
- the LOC136509057 gene encoding uncharacterized protein isoform X5, whose amino-acid sequence MDLNAMVAACYALPVLVSVLTVRFFYVLWHSDQPASRPRTTGLRCLIVLGSGGHTAEMMNIVTTLQKDRFTPRYYVAALTDNMSLQKAQVYEQSLIQVESDGMKTAENAHFMQIYHSREVGQSYITSIATTLLATLHAMWLVIRIRPQVIFCNGPGTCFPLCISAFLLKVLGLGWSSIFYIESIARVKKLSLSGLLLYKLRIADQFFVQWPQLQHEYPRACYAGHLM is encoded by the exons ATGGATCTCAACGCCATGGTGGCCGCCTGCTACGCCCTTCCGGTACTCGTCTCTGTGCTCACAGTCCGCTTCTTCTACGTGTTGTGGCACAGTGACCAACCAGCATCAAGGCCACGCACCACTGGATTGCGTTGTCTCATCGTCCTTGGCTCCG GAGGGCATACTGCAGAAATGATGAATATTGTAACAACACTTCAGAAGGATAGGTTCACACCAAGATACTATGTGGCTGCACTTACTGACAACATGAGTCTTCAAAAGGCACAGGTCTATGAACAATCACTTATTCAGGTGGAG AGCGATGGAATGAAGACTGCCGAGAACGCTCATTTCATGCAGATATATCATAGTCGTGAAGTAGGCCAGTCTTATATTACATCCATCGCAACAACATTGCTAGCCACATTGCATGCTATGTGGCTAGTAATAAGAATCAGACCACAAGTG ATATTTTGCAATGGTCCAGGGACATGCTTTCCTCTATGCATCTCAGCTTTCCTTCTGAAG GTGCTTGGTTTGGGATGGTCCTCCATTTTCTACATTGAAAGCATTGCAAGAGTGAAGAAGCTGTCATTGAGTGGTTTGCTGTTGTACAAGCTACGGATAGCTGACCAGTTCTTTGTGCAGTGGCCCCAGCTGCAGCATGAGTATCCCCGAGCATGCTACGCTGGTCATTTGATGTAA
- the LOC136509057 gene encoding uncharacterized protein isoform X1: MAFLVAVQGHLHPYRVCDDVWTFILTDATFKSADIQETLSKMDLNAMVAACYALPVLVSVLTVRFFYVLWHSDQPASRPRTTGLRCLIVLGSGGHTAEMMNIVTTLQKDRFTPRYYVAALTDNMSLQKAQVYEQSLIQVESDGMKTAENAHFMQIYHSREVGQSYITSIATTLLATLHAMWLVIRIRPQVIFCNGPGTCFPLCISAFLLKVLGLGWSSIFYIESIARVKKLSLSGLLLYKLRIADQFFVQWPQLQHEYPRACYAGHLM, from the exons ATGGCTTTCCTTGTCGCTGTACAGGGTCATCTGCACCCCTATAGGGTCTGCGACGATGTCTGGACCTTCATTCTAACAGATGCAACCTTCAAGAGCGCTGATATTCAAGAAACACTGAGCAAG ATGGATCTCAACGCCATGGTGGCCGCCTGCTACGCCCTTCCGGTACTCGTCTCTGTGCTCACAGTCCGCTTCTTCTACGTGTTGTGGCACAGTGACCAACCAGCATCAAGGCCACGCACCACTGGATTGCGTTGTCTCATCGTCCTTGGCTCCG GAGGGCATACTGCAGAAATGATGAATATTGTAACAACACTTCAGAAGGATAGGTTCACACCAAGATACTATGTGGCTGCACTTACTGACAACATGAGTCTTCAAAAGGCACAGGTCTATGAACAATCACTTATTCAGGTGGAG AGCGATGGAATGAAGACTGCCGAGAACGCTCATTTCATGCAGATATATCATAGTCGTGAAGTAGGCCAGTCTTATATTACATCCATCGCAACAACATTGCTAGCCACATTGCATGCTATGTGGCTAGTAATAAGAATCAGACCACAAGTG ATATTTTGCAATGGTCCAGGGACATGCTTTCCTCTATGCATCTCAGCTTTCCTTCTGAAG GTGCTTGGTTTGGGATGGTCCTCCATTTTCTACATTGAAAGCATTGCAAGAGTGAAGAAGCTGTCATTGAGTGGTTTGCTGTTGTACAAGCTACGGATAGCTGACCAGTTCTTTGTGCAGTGGCCCCAGCTGCAGCATGAGTATCCCCGAGCATGCTACGCTGGTCATTTGATGTAA